The following coding sequences lie in one Microbacterium sp. XT11 genomic window:
- the pstC gene encoding phosphate ABC transporter permease subunit PstC: protein MTATTAEAMPPIVAKKRAGDIWFSGTAVAAGSMIMITLAAVAIFLIVQSFPAFTASPDDASLLQSNFWEYVGPLLFGTLWAALLALLIAVPLSLGVALFITHYAPRRLAQTIGYIVDLLAAVPSVVFGLWGIFVLAPAVQPAYAWLNEHVGWIPFFGGVVSPTGRTILTAAIVLAVMVVPIITAICREIFLQTPRLHEEAALALGATRWEMIRMAVLPFGRSGIVSGSMLGLGRALGETMAVAMVLSVSKAVTIELLTSTNPSTIAANIALTFAEAYKTNINVLIATGLILFLVTFAVNAVARWFVNRRKDFSGAN, encoded by the coding sequence ACGGCGGTCGCCGCCGGCTCCATGATCATGATCACGCTCGCCGCGGTCGCGATCTTCCTCATCGTGCAGTCCTTCCCGGCTTTCACCGCATCGCCCGACGACGCCTCGCTCCTGCAGTCGAACTTCTGGGAGTATGTCGGCCCGCTGCTGTTCGGCACCCTGTGGGCGGCGCTCCTCGCTCTGCTCATCGCCGTTCCGCTCTCGCTCGGCGTCGCCCTCTTCATCACCCACTACGCACCGCGCCGCCTCGCGCAGACCATCGGCTACATCGTCGACCTGCTGGCCGCGGTGCCTTCTGTCGTCTTCGGCCTCTGGGGCATCTTCGTGCTCGCCCCGGCTGTGCAGCCCGCGTACGCCTGGCTCAACGAGCACGTCGGCTGGATCCCGTTCTTCGGCGGCGTCGTCTCCCCCACGGGGCGCACGATCCTCACGGCCGCGATCGTGCTCGCCGTCATGGTGGTGCCGATCATCACCGCGATCTGCCGCGAGATCTTCCTGCAGACGCCGCGGCTGCACGAAGAGGCTGCGCTCGCGCTCGGCGCCACACGCTGGGAGATGATCCGCATGGCCGTGCTCCCCTTCGGCCGCTCGGGCATCGTCTCGGGCTCCATGCTCGGACTCGGCCGCGCTCTCGGCGAGACCATGGCCGTGGCCATGGTGCTCTCGGTGAGCAAGGCCGTCACGATCGAACTGCTCACCTCGACGAACCCCTCGACGATCGCCGCGAACATCGCGCTGACGTTCGCCGAGGCCTACAAGACCAACATCAACGTCCTCATCGCGACCGGTCTCATCCTCTTCCTCGTGACGTTCGCGGTCAACGCCGTCGCGCGGTGGTTCGTGAACCGCCGCAAGGACTTCTCGGGAGCGAACTGA